The genome window ggggcaatgggtgcaaactggaacacaggaggttccacttaaatatgagcagaaacttgttcgtggtgagggtggcagagcctggcccaggctgcccaggggggttgtggagtctccttctctgcagacattcaaacccgcctggttcctgtggaacctcagctgggtgttcctgctccatggggggattgcactggatgagctttccaggtcccttcaacccctgacattctgggattctctgtgATCTGTGAAACGTATTTCACGCCGTGCACGTACACTGAGTGTgccctttcttatttttctttgcctCTGGCACATCTTTGTAGCAAAGAAGAAAATGGCTGGCCTATGCTTTTGCACACAGAAGAGtctttaataaaaaaatgttctctttttagaAAGATACAAGGTTCCTTCCTTTAGTTCCCTGGCTTTGTGCAAGTGGTAATTCTTGGTTTAACAAGAAATTTCCCAGTATCTTTCACATTCTATTGGAAAAGTGCTGCTCTTTTCCTTGAGATCTGTTCCTTTGCTGGTTTTATTGACCAGCTGTGGGAATTCCTTCCTCTTCTTTGTGCTGTCTGCTGTGGAATCGGACAACACCAGTTGTTTAAGGGAAGTGTTCAGTCCCTGACTGTGTGTTCTGTTGACAGTAGGCATTTCTTTTGGTTGTTTCACGGCCTTTCTCTTGCTTAACCTGACAGTTCTTCACTTCAGAATTACAGAATTTGAGCTGTCTGTGCTCTGTTGAACGTTGACAGTGAAATCCAGGCAGACACCCCAATAGATGTGCATTAAATATAATGAAACAGGGGGGTTTGTGTCCTGATGTGGTGATGCTGAACTTCATCCTGAGTGGAAGAGATAAAGCACTCAGTGAATGGAAGCGAAAGGCTCTAAAAACCTCACTAATGCTCTCCTTGTGGGAACGTTAAAGTTTTGAGGTATTTGGAACGACGTGTGAACTGGAAAGTCCCGATGATTTGATGCCGTTTGTGGGGAGGATGTCCTTGAAATGAATGTGCAAAATGTATCCAGTCCATGAAAACAGAGCTGCATGTAACTGAACTGATGTGTGAGTGTCTGCTCGTGGGTTTGGAGATTCCCAGTGTGGGGCTGCACTGCTGCAGGGGAAGGATTTCATTGCTCATCTGAAATCAGAGCACTGAAAATCCACCTTTGAGGTAGATTCACTTCCAATGCAGACATGCCAGGGAGCCCGAACCGTTAAAGCCCAGTAAAGTGCAGCAAGATCCGGGTCTGATGGAATTATTGGAAAGTCGTGGTCTTAAtaatgaaaatcacagaatctcagaatgtcaggggttgaagggacctggaaagctcatccagtgcaatccccccatggagcaggaacacccagctgaggttccacaggaaccaggagggtttgaatgtctgcagagaaggagactccacaacccccctgggcagcctgggccaggctctgccaccctcaccaggaacaagtttctgctcatattcaagcagaacctcctgtgttccagtttgcacccattgccccttgtcctgtcactggttgtcacccagaagagcctggctccatcctcctgacactgcccctttccatactgatccccaggagtgagaccccctcagtctcctcttgtccagctccagggccccagctccctcagcctttcctcccacgggagatgctccactcccttcagcatcttggtggctgcgctggactctctccagcagttccctgtccttctggagctgaggggccacaactggacacaagattccaggtgtggtctccccagggcagagcagaggggcaggagaacctctctgacctactgaccacccccttctaacccaccccaggtcccattggcttcctggccacaagggcccagtgctggctcatggtcaccctgctgtccccaggacccccaggtctctttcccctacactgctctctaataggtcattccccaacttacactggaacctggggttgttcctgcccagattcaagactctacacttgcccttgttctatttcattacatttttccctgcccaactctccagcctgtccaggtctctgatggcagcacagcttccagtgtcagccactcctcccagcttggtgtcatcagcaaacttgctgattgatgaatatattgaataatcccggctccagcactgccccctgaggcactgcactggatccaggcctcaactggactctgcccattgaccacaactctctggcttcttcccttcagccagttcccagtccacctcactacctgatcatccagactgcactccctcagttcagctgtgaggatgctgtgggagactgtgtcaaatgccttactcaggtcaaggtagatcacagtagatcaatttatttttcttcataagcTTAGATAACAGAAATAACACCGTCTCTATGATGCCCTTTGGGAATATTAAAATATCTAGTGTGTTAAACCAACTTTTACTTTGAAGTTTCCTTAAAGTTGCAGTGAGTAGCGATGTTCCGTGTGTTCAGCTTTGATCTGCCTGAGTTCTTGACTGTTTGAGTTGATGTGCAAGTTTTCACAGGTTGGACAGGACATTTTAAATCCTCCTCCCTCCAAATTAAGAAACAGAACAATTGCATTCGTTGTCGTGACGTGCTGTCGAATGATGAAATAGATGAGGAAATGTTAAACCAAAAGCATTTTGAGTCATTAAGTAATTAGTGGCTTATGAAGACTAAACTTGAATTAATATTTGCGGCGATGGGTTCCTGCTTCTAGTCTGGATGTAGTGCCTTCCTAGTGCGCggtttttgttttctgcatcATTTCTATCACAGTCCAGAGGGTTCTCGGACTGAGAGCAGGTTGAGAAGCAGCAGAAATGAcccttgtttcttttttcccctcagtctccAGATGGAAAAAGGTTAGAAGGCTTGTCCAAGCAGCTGGACTGGGACGTTCGAAAGATCCAGCGCTGGTTTCGGCAGCGGAGGAACCAGGACAAACCCACCACCCTCACCAAGTTTTGTGAGAGCATGTATGTTTGCACAGAGGCCGAGATGTGGCTTCATCTTAAACTCCAGCAGTGTGTTCTTTCCAAACTGAAACTGGTgtcttggggtttttattttcatttcacttcATTCTTTTGTTCTTTATCTCCTCCTGAACACTTGCATTTACCTCTGTTAGTGTAGTAGCGTCTGAATACTTTTCCTGATTTGTTTCTTCTGTGCTGCTTTCTCTCCTTTCCAGTAACTTTCTTCATCTTAATTCTCCCCCCAGTGTGGTTTTGTCTACTTAAAGCCACAAGGTAAGAGAGACAAATACATTTATTAGGATACCTTCTGGATAACAAGGACTGTTCTTGTTATCTTATTGTATATTAAAACATATGAATGGTGCGTGTTCACTCTGAGCTTTATTTCAAACGTTGCTGTTGATGCAAACTGGTGTGTGGTGTGAAAACTCTTAAATAGGTTTATTCTTACATTAAATGTTTAGAAATGAAGGATTACCCATTGGTGGGTGAAAGCTTTTCAGTTTTTGTTACAAATGTTAACCAGAAGCTATTTCTGAGTTTAATTCTTGCTTCTCTTTCTAGGTGGAGGTTTACAttttatttaagtatttttttttatggaCTCAGGTTCCTCTGGACGGTGAGTTCTGTCTCCCCCTCTATATCTTGACGATAACTttgtgatgcaaagggtggaagagccaactagaagaggtgcattgctggacctcatcctcactaacaaggaggggctggttgaagcggtaaaggtcgagggctgccttggttgcagcgaccatgagatggtggagttcaggatctcctgtggcaggaacaggatagcaagcagaattgcaaccttggatttcagcagggcaaaatttggccttttcaggcaaatgctgggggaaatcccatgggcaaggctgcttgaaggtaaaggggcccaagagggttggtcagtgttcagggactgtttctagcgggcacaagatcagagcatcctgacacgtagaaagtcaaggaagggagccaggagacctgcgtggttaaacagggaactactGGGTATGCTCCAGTGGAAGAGGAGAggttatagatcatggaaggaggggctggccacttggggagaatatcaggctgttgtcagaggatgtagggaggcaactaggaaagctaaggcctccttagaatgaaacctggtgagaggggtcaaggacaacaggaagagctttttccaatacgtggcagataaaactaacagcagaggcaatgcaggcccactgatgaacgagatgggtgccctggtgatagaagatccagagaaggcagagttactgaatgccttctttgtctctgtctgctctgccagggccTGTCCTGAGGatcccgtactgctgaggccccagaggaaggcaggacaatggaggagtttgcctgggttgatgaggattgggttagggagcagttaggcagtctggacacccataaatccatgggtccggatgggatgcacccgcgggtgctgagggagctggctgaggtcattgctggaccgctctccatcatctttgccaagtcttgggaaacaggagaggtgcctgagggctggaggaaagcaaatgtcactgcagtctgcaaaaagggcaagaaggaggacctgggtaactatagagcagtcagcctcacctccatccctgggaaactgatggaacaacttctccttggtgccatctcaaggcatatcagggataagaggacattaggggcagtcaccatggcttcaccaaagggaagttgtgcttgaccaacctcattgacttttctgAGGAAgagtgacctattagagagcagcgtagggaaaagggagctgggggtcctggggacagcagggtgaccatgagccagcactgggcccttgtggccaggaagccaatgggacctggggtgggttagaagggggtggtcagtaggtcagagaggttctcctgcccctctgctctgccctggggagaccacacctggaatgtggcccctcagctccagaaggacagggaactgctggagatagTAGCCAAACAGTTCTGTGGTGCTCAACTGCCTTATGCGATTGGGAAGAAAATAAACCCAGAATTATAACTTACCTTGTACTTTTTAGgcaccctggttttgggacacACGACAGTGCTGGTACAACTACCCTTTTCAGGTAGGAGATAAACACCAGATTCCAGCTTTTTGTACAATTCCAGGTGGCGTTTTGTTGATGGTAGCAGATTGAAATTCAGACTTGTGTGTTTTTGTTATTCTGTGGGGTGGATGCTGCATAAATCATGCATAAAATTAGACTGGTAACTTATTTACAGTGTTGTTTTCATGCTGTCTGGTTGTGTGGAGCTCAACCAGTCTGTGCTTTTCTAATCCAGTAGGAGCTGTAAATACCGACAGGGGAATCTTGCTCCTTGTGAATAAAGCTCAAGCACACACATAGGTTTCTGTGACTGAGCCCAGAGTAAGATGTCTGGTGCTTAAGCTTGTTGTTACTAAACTTTAATTCTGAGTCTTTTAATGTACATGTCGGTGTTCTAAAGAAACAGAGTGggatgggaaagaaggaaaaggttgATTTTAATATACATTTTGAAGTATTTGTCTTCTAACTGTGCTATCTTTGTTTTCCAGCCTCTAACATCCaggctttattattattatatcttgGAGCTGGCCTTCTACTGGTCTCTCATGTTCTCTCAGTTTACAGACATTAAACGGAAGGTGAGATGAAGCAGAATTGCACTGATTGCTTTGCTGAATAGATAGGACTACCAAAAAATGTGAGCGTGCCTGGGCAGTAAAGTTAAAGCGCAGTAATATCTGTGTTTTCTTCCTCATTCCCATCTTTGTGTAGTCTGCCTCCTTCTCTAATCACTGCCCAGCCCTGCAGAAGAGGGAGGAGCGAGGCCGATACACAACCCGCTGTATCCTTGAGTGGTCCCTTTCACCTCCCAGGGAAAGAACAATCACTCAATACCTCCCAATAAAAAGTTACCAAATAATTGCATAAAAAGCAGATTTAATTAGAAAGCTTGCAAGAAAACCTGAAAATGAACTGCTCAAGTAGTACCTTGCTGAGCTGGCTGAGAAAATGACAAACACAAAGCAATAATAAGTGTTGTTTGAAAGGAGTTTTTCATGTGTGTAGCAGAATGATGACTGGTCGCAATTGCCGGAATCCAATTCCATTGCGCTGCGTTCCAGGGTTTGGCTTATTGTTGCTGTTGGAAAACAGTTCGTAGTAAATCATGGTTTATTGCTTCTGTTGTACAAAGTGCAAAGTAGCAAACGAGCCCGGTTCTTGCATTGACTGTTCAGAAAGAACATTGGcctgggatttttttctgtaCAATATTAGCAGGTGAGGCATTGCAGAATATCTTGGAGCTGCAGAAAGAGTGATTAACAGCATCTATGCTACTGTTTATTATGTTGAGTTTTGTACTCTGACTTTACCAAAGTGAATGACGTTCCCCACCGTTTGACAGCCAAAGATTCTTCATTAATTTGTTCCCTCTTCCCAGGACTTCCTGATTATGTTCGTCCATCATTTGGCAACAATTGGTCTCATTACATTCTCGTACATGAATAACATGGTGCGGGTTGGAACTCTGGTGCTGTGCCTCCACGACGCATCAGATTTTCTGTTAGAGGTGAGTTTCCTTTCCCATCTTTGCCGATGCGGTCTCAGAGGAGCAAGCTGCCTTTCCCATTGCTGATAAACTGCATTAAATATGCCATAAAACTTGCGCTGCTGATCCTGCCTTGTCAGCTTTTCTTCAGGATTTAGCGCTGAGAATAATCCCTAAATGTTCCAAACTCCTTGCAAATGTGATGGCTTGAAGGGTTTTTGAAGCTCTACAGCCTGGTAATTACACGAGCGCACAAAGGGAATAATATTCTCATGTTTCTTGTCTCTTTCAGGCTGCAAAGCTGGCCAATTATGCCAAGTACCAACGTCTATGCGATGCTTTCTTCATGCTCTTTGGTGTCGTATTCATTGTTACACGGTTGGGCATTTATCCTTTCTGGTAAGCACCTCGAGCTGTAAGATTTCATTCATTCTTCCAATCCTTTAAGCAAAACCTTTGTATTTAGACGCCTTGCGAGCACTGCAGCCTGTCCCTCAAGGCAACATGAAGCTGCAGACAACCCAAGCGCTGCTCAGAGCGGTACGATCTGTGAGGTAGATGGAGAAAAACCTCTCAACAGCCAGCGGAGGGAGCGTGAAAAGCGTTTAGACTCCCAAAGCACAGCAGGCCCCGCTCCTGCGGCCGCACAGCGGTGACAGCGCGCGTGAGCTGGAGCCAAGGCAGCCACTGGCTGCTCTGAAACACTCCAAGGGTTGCTTGCTTCTCTTATGAACTTTTGGAAGTAGTTACAAATGAGGCATAGTCTCTTGAggtgagtttggggtttttttgagtatcTGGCTTAGTCATCCTAGCAGTTTCTGATTCTTATGACAACTCGTGTCCTGTGCTTGTGTCGTGACTGTTCGGAGACTGAAATAGGTCTTGGGTTTCTTGGAAGTTGAAACCCTGGCTAAATGGTTTATAGCTAATCACACTGTAATGAGATTGCCTCTCAccgcatagaatcatggaataatttgggttgaggggaccgtcccagcccccccagtgccacctctgccatgagcagggacatcttcagcagctcagggtgctcagagccccgtccagcctggcctgggatgtccccagggatggttcatccaccacctctctgagcaacctgggccaggctctcaccaccctcagggacaacaattccctTTTATCCAGCcggaatctccctcctttagtttaaaaccatcaccccttgtcccatcacaacaggccctgctcaaaagcctgtccccatctttctttaggccccttttaagcacggaaaggccacactaaggtctccctggagcttctcttctctggctgaacaccccaactctcagcctgtcctcaataGCTCAGGCTTGATGAGCCGTTATCTACTTCTTGTTTCTGTTGAAAGACTGTGGTGAAGATTTGCTCACACCTGATTATTACTTAGTTTATTTCGGTTTTACTGCGTATATTTATTTCCCAGGCAAGGGACAGCTTGTGCTCCCATTCTTTTTGGGTGCCTTGATGATCGGCAGGAACAATACTTAGGCTTTGGTATCAGGCCTGCAATTAAAGCTCTTGGTCGTTTTCCAGTAAATGCACCAAAGGGGCCTGGATAAGGAAGAGCTTTAATTGCTGCGTCTTCCCAGGCCCCTTCCAGTGACAGATGAGTTGTCATTGTTTTTATTGCTCTTGCCTGTCATGAGGTGATGTTCTTGCATCATGCGATGGCTCAGCAGCCCTTTAAATCTTTAATGTATTTTCCACTGGCTGTAATGTAATTGCTCAACTTTGCAGAGAAATCTGGCAAGCGTGCAGACCCTATGCTATTTCATTTCACGTATATTCCCTAATTAGTAGCAGAAAAATCCACAGATCTCTGGAATTGTATTTAATTCATCCATAAGCTGTGAGTTAGATGTTTCTGTAGCTGCATTTTGGGGGACTTGGGTTGTTCTTTGAGCGGCTTGTTTTTCTTGTGAAACAATAAAAGCCGTGTGAAATTACTGGCATCTTTAAAGGTCTCTCCATACCTCTCCACTTCATAAAATCTAAAGTGTTTATTAAATTACTGAAGTACTGGCAATAACTCCCAGAGACAAGAACAGCAAAACAGCAATGAAGGAAAAGCACAAAGCTTTGTCCATAAAGCGGCTTCTTGTTCCAGCTTGGCAGGAAGAATCTATAAAAATCTGAGGAAAGAGAATAGAGCACAGGGAAGAGGGTTTATTGGGAACAGAATTCCTTCCTGATCCTTAAATATGGGTGAAGGCTGCACAAGTATCGACACATTCATGGTTGTTTTGTGACCAGTGCAGCTCGACATCACTTCCTGTAAAGTTATTACAAATGCTTATGCTTTTGTGAAGCAAATTGGCAGCGGATCCGTCTGTGTAACCACATTGCAGAGCATTCGCATCTCCTGTTGGTTGCTCGGTTCAAATGTTTCTAATTAGCTTTAGTCTGTCTCCTGACTCTGGCAAGAGCCAAACTGCGTTGCGGCTCTGACGGGAGCAAAGCAACAGACGCTTCAATGCGATAGAAACTGTTGTGCATCTGGCTGGTCATCTTAATTTAGAGCTGGAAGCCGTCTTACCGGCACAACCGATCTAAAATGTGTTTTTGCATCTCTTTTAGGATTTTGAATACAACCCTGTTTGAAAGCTGGGAGCTGATTGGTCCTTACCCCTCCTGGTGGCTGTTCAACGGGCTCCTGGTGACCTTGCAGGTCCTGCACGTCTTCTGGTCCTATCTCATCGTTCGCACTGCCTACAAAGCCCTCGTGCGGGGAAAGGTAAGAGCGGGTGGCCGCTTTGGGGCCTCTCCTACGAACCCTGTTAAGCGATCGTGAGAAACCGGGCCCTTTGGTGAGGGCTGGTACGAGATCTCGAGGTACTCGCACCAGGAGTGTTTTGTCAAACAGCAGCTTTTGCATTGGTCACTCTGCAGACGAGTTGCTGGGTAATTCCAAAGGCAAGGCCGCTCTCGAGAGGACGTTCTGGTTGTGCAGGGAAATCACCCTATTTTCCAATCTTGTAATAATGATGATGACAAACTTATGTGCGCCGTTTGCAGTTTAAGGTGGTAGTAGGCTCTTTTTTGGACAATCATATAGGATGTTTTCCAGCTTCAGTTGGTTCTCGGGTTACGCATCCTCCACTCATTAGCGCTAATGCGCGTCTGGCTTGGCACAAGCCAGGTGTGCAGAGCAGTTCTCAGCAATTGTTTGAGTGTTgtcatggggataatggggtgcaATCCAGCTTCACTCACGAGTATTTTAATCTTAATTCGTGTTGGGAGTCTTAGGCAGAGGGAGGGTGAAACTGCAGCAGCTGCTTAGCAGCAGATAGCGCCCTGAAAGTGAACAGTGCTCACTTGCTGAGCCAAAAGCTGCAGTTCAACTGCAGCGGGATGAGGCAGGACAAGCCAGTCTAGGAACTAATTTGACGCCCAGCCTACCCATCCAGAGAAGCCACTTCCCTCACAGCTACCAGAGGGCAACAGCGATTTCATAGTGCAAATGCTTTTTAAAGTCGGAAATTTGGTATTCTGAGCTGTACTTGATTTTGACTTCTTAGCTGCCACATGGAATGTAACCTTGGGAAATATTTCTGTTGCCGTTGTCTGTGGCAGCGATTGTCGGAATGCACGTTTCAGGGTACGCACGTGATCTTTTCATCTGTTCCCCACAGCTGCTACTGCAAATGTCTGATTTTCTGTCTGTGCAGCTGTTCCTGTATCCTGAGTTCTACATCTTTCCCTTTCCTTGGTTCTCTCCTGTCCAGGTGACCTAGCCAGAAAAAGGACTTTAAGCTCTGTcttcttcattcttttctccctccttttctctgtgccagaTGGGAGCTGGACAGTTTCATCCTTTGCATGTAAGTGCGATCTGTTTGTTCACTGAAACGCATCTGTGGTTGTTTCCAGGCAAAGACAAAAGCAAAGCTGTGGCCTTGGGGCTTTAGATGGCTGGTGCCTTTTCTTAAAGTGCTTCTTTCCCTGGCTGAtgctgtgctggtgctggcagAATGCTAAAATGCACGTTTTTCCAAAGGTCAAAGCAGTATCCTGGGGGTTGTTCTTATCTGCTGTCAGCTGGCTGCACGACCTTCACCTTTCTGCTTTAATA of Patagioenas fasciata isolate bPatFas1 chromosome 28, bPatFas1.hap1, whole genome shotgun sequence contains these proteins:
- the CERS5 gene encoding ceramide synthase 5 isoform X3 — encoded protein: MAAAALRAWFWNERFWLPHNVTWADLAGEPGPPGSGLQYPRAGHVLSAFPLALGIFAVRLLFERFIAKPCAIKLGIQDSGPHRAQPNAILEKVFTSITKSPDGKRLEGLSKQLDWDVRKIQRWFRQRRNQDKPTTLTKFCESMWRFTFYLSIFFYGLRFLWTAPWFWDTRQCWYNYPFQPLTSRLYYYYILELAFYWSLMFSQFTDIKRKDFLIMFVHHLATIGLITFSYMNNMVRVGTLVLCLHDASDFLLEAAKLANYAKYQRLCDAFFMLFGVVFIVTRLGIYPFWILNTTLFESWELIGPYPSWWLFNGLLVTLQVLHVFWSYLIVRTAYKALVRGKMGAGQFHPLHVSKDDRSDVESSSEEEDVTSNSTKGVLSTSSNGSNRSNGHVASGQWTEEE
- the CERS5 gene encoding ceramide synthase 5 isoform X2 is translated as MAAAALRAWFWNERFWLPHNVTWADLAGEPGPPGSGLQYPRAGHVLSAFPLALGIFAVRLLFERFIAKPCAIKLGIQDSGPHRAQPNAILEKVFTSITKSPDGKRLEGLSKQLDWDVRKIQRWFRQRRNQDKPTTLTKFCESMWRFTFYLSIFFYGLRFLWTAPWFWDTRQCWYNYPFQPLTSRLYYYYILELAFYWSLMFSQFTDIKRKDFLIMFVHHLATIGLITFSYMNNMVRVGTLVLCLHDASDFLLEAAKLANYAKYQRLCDAFFMLFGVVFIVTRLGIYPFWILNTTLFESWELIGPYPSWWLFNGLLVTLQVLHVFWSYLIVRTAYKALVRGKVT
- the CERS5 gene encoding ceramide synthase 5 isoform X1 gives rise to the protein MAAAALRAWFWNERFWLPHNVTWADLAGEPGPPGSGLQYPRAGHVLSAFPLALGIFAVRLLFERFIAKPCAIKLGIQDSGPHRAQPNAILEKVFTSITKSPDGKRLEGLSKQLDWDVRKIQRWFRQRRNQDKPTTLTKFCESMWRFTFYLSIFFYGLRFLWTAPWFWDTRQCWYNYPFQPLTSRLYYYYILELAFYWSLMFSQFTDIKRKDFLIMFVHHLATIGLITFSYMNNMVRVGTLVLCLHDASDFLLEAAKLANYAKYQRLCDAFFMLFGVVFIVTRLGIYPFWILNTTLFESWELIGPYPSWWLFNGLLVTLQVLHVFWSYLIVRTAYKALVRGKVSKDDRSDVESSSEEEDVTSNSTKGVLSTSSNGSNRSNGHVASGQWTEEE